The Dyadobacter sandarakinus DNA window AGATAAATTATAAAAACGGTTGATCAAGCCTTCATGAACTACCCTCGAAGTTTCACAGAAATTTGCCCGTGCGAATTAACTTGATGCATCAACTAGGAGGCGCAATTTGTGATACTACGCCAATTGTGAGGCAAGATTTAATTGCTCGAATTATAAAGTTTGTAACGGAAATATGTCACACACCCGCTATACTGGTTCAACATCCCATCCGTCATAATCGCAATCAAAGTGATCTGCTAGCTCATTAAATGCGATATTTCTTTTGTGCAGTTTAAGTGGTGTCAGAATTTCAGCCTTACTAACTTCAATTCTCCAATCGCCGTTGGATTTTGTAAGACTTTCAAGTTTATAGTTGTGATCTTCCAGTTCTTTAAAAATCAGTTTCAATGGATCAGCACTTCGGCTAAAAAAACAGAAGCCCCATTTATGTGGACTGTCTATATTCCAACCTCGATCCTTCATTTTTC harbors:
- a CDS encoding ribonuclease E inhibitor RraB; the protein is MENIEAIFRKMKDRGWNIDSPHKWGFCFFSRSADPLKLIFKELEDHNYKLESLTKSNGDWRIEVSKAEILTPLKLHKRNIAFNELADHFDCDYDGWDVEPV